One genomic segment of Methanothermobacter wolfeii includes these proteins:
- a CDS encoding ATP-binding cassette domain-containing protein, translating into MKYAIETFDLTKTYGDFTAVDSLNMKIKKNSIFGFLGPNGAGKTTTIKMLTCLIPPTSGTARVAGHDVLESPDEVRQKIGMVPQKVSLYMDLTARENVEMCADFYGMPQDLRETRIDDLMELVDIKYAADKPVGQLSGGQQQKVSLVASLIHQPDILFLDEPTIGLDPTTKRVLWNLIDELNSSGHTIILCSHDMYEVELLCDYVGIINQGVLAAFDTPQGLKDTLIMEEESVKAREITGILDKIEQESAEPGETGKKGGVCRGTEISMLITNLTDDLLSELESLPVTLEVRKHRTGRVILELDEKCETAINEVLMALLRNNARITSISTRDPSLEDVFIKVTGG; encoded by the coding sequence ATGAAATATGCAATCGAAACCTTTGACCTTACAAAAACCTACGGGGACTTCACTGCAGTTGACAGTCTCAACATGAAGATAAAGAAAAACTCCATATTCGGGTTCCTGGGCCCCAACGGTGCCGGTAAAACAACCACCATAAAGATGCTAACCTGCCTCATACCCCCAACATCAGGCACCGCCAGGGTGGCAGGCCACGACGTGCTGGAATCCCCCGACGAGGTGAGGCAGAAGATAGGTATGGTGCCCCAGAAGGTCAGCCTCTACATGGACCTCACAGCCAGGGAGAACGTTGAAATGTGCGCTGACTTCTATGGTATGCCCCAGGATCTCAGGGAGACCCGGATAGATGATCTGATGGAACTGGTGGATATAAAGTACGCTGCAGACAAACCTGTTGGCCAGCTCTCAGGGGGACAGCAGCAGAAGGTATCCCTTGTTGCAAGCCTCATACACCAGCCAGACATCCTCTTCCTTGACGAACCCACCATAGGGCTTGACCCGACAACCAAGAGGGTGCTCTGGAACCTCATTGATGAACTCAACAGCAGCGGCCATACCATAATACTCTGCTCCCATGACATGTACGAGGTGGAACTGCTATGCGACTACGTGGGCATCATAAATCAGGGGGTCCTTGCGGCCTTCGACACCCCCCAGGGCCTGAAGGACACCCTTATAATGGAAGAAGAATCCGTGAAGGCCCGTGAAATCACAGGAATCCTTGATAAGATTGAACAGGAAAGTGCTGAACCCGGAGAAACAGGGAAAAAAGGGGGGGTCTGCAGGGGTACCGAGATAAGCATGCTGATAACAAACCTCACAGACGACCTTCTATCTGAACTTGAATCCCTCCCGGTTACATTGGAGGTCAGGAAGCACCGCACAGGCAGGGTAATCCTTGAACTTGACGAGAAATGTGAAACAGCCATAAACGAAGTCCTCATGGCTCTCCTAAGGAACAACGCCCGTATAACTTCAATATCCACCAGGGACCCATCACTGGAGGATGTGTTTATAAAGGTTACCGGAGGGTAG
- a CDS encoding PadR family transcriptional regulator: MLGLENETAPSDREARKFDEKIIKSFMRGFGKTMILWMISKEKIHGYEIMRRLEKFYSLEGAHCRIKPPGPSVVYPVLHDLEKKGLIKGSWEMHGEKRVKYYEITPLGEATIDRIRDIMEKHVSKIWEDFWRDIFPSERDGEGEE, translated from the coding sequence ATGTTAGGGTTGGAGAATGAAACAGCACCCTCTGACAGAGAAGCTCGGAAGTTTGATGAAAAGATAATAAAGAGCTTCATGAGGGGATTTGGAAAGACAATGATCCTCTGGATGATAAGTAAGGAGAAAATCCATGGCTATGAGATAATGAGACGCCTGGAGAAGTTCTACTCCCTTGAGGGCGCCCACTGCCGGATCAAACCACCGGGCCCGAGCGTTGTCTACCCTGTGCTCCATGACCTTGAGAAGAAGGGCCTCATAAAGGGGAGCTGGGAGATGCACGGAGAAAAAAGGGTGAAGTACTACGAGATAACCCCCCTGGGAGAAGCCACCATTGATCGTATAAGGGATATAATGGAAAAACACGTCTCAAAGATCTGGGAGGACTTCTGGAGGGATATTTTCCCATCTGAAAGGGATGGGGAGGGTGAAGAATGA
- a CDS encoding sugar phosphate isomerase/epimerase family protein yields the protein MKLGFSTLALFMKSLEDMLETAERDGFQLIEVLCEGPYWPRRLMEDGFSAEIVESYDVEVLLHAPTIDLNPGSMNPGVREETRRQMLETIELASMMGATTVTTHPGVVHRKEERIRNFALEMAIDNIRECAGYAEDKGVKLSVENMPGRFSYLCNTPSEHQDFVEKCGCHATVDIGHANTTGFLEDFLEIRRTTHYHLSDNNGVRDQHLPLGEGTLKLGLLKSVHRGVIELNSYEGVLKSRRIIERSIMNEGTV from the coding sequence ATGAAGCTCGGGTTTTCAACACTGGCGCTCTTCATGAAATCCCTTGAGGATATGCTTGAGACCGCCGAAAGGGATGGATTTCAGCTTATAGAGGTCCTCTGTGAGGGTCCTTACTGGCCCAGGAGGCTGATGGAGGATGGATTTTCAGCCGAGATAGTTGAGTCCTATGATGTGGAGGTGCTGCTCCATGCACCAACCATAGACCTTAACCCTGGAAGCATGAACCCGGGGGTGAGGGAGGAGACAAGGAGGCAGATGCTGGAGACAATTGAACTGGCATCCATGATGGGCGCAACAACCGTCACAACCCACCCTGGAGTGGTGCACAGGAAGGAGGAGAGGATAAGGAACTTTGCACTGGAAATGGCCATCGATAACATCAGGGAATGCGCAGGGTATGCTGAGGATAAGGGTGTTAAACTTTCTGTTGAAAACATGCCTGGAAGGTTTTCATACCTCTGCAACACCCCCAGTGAACACCAGGACTTTGTTGAGAAATGCGGATGCCATGCAACAGTTGATATTGGCCATGCAAATACCACGGGGTTCCTTGAGGATTTCCTTGAAATAAGGAGGACCACCCACTATCATCTTAGTGACAACAATGGGGTCAGGGACCAGCACCTCCCCCTCGGCGAGGGAACCCTTAAACTGGGCCTCCTAAAATCAGTTCACAGGGGCGTTATAGAACTCAACAGCTATGAGGGTGTCCTTAAGAGCAGGAGGATCATTGAAAGATCCATCATGAATGAGGGGACTGTTTAA
- a CDS encoding TMEM175 family protein: protein MKKNLIEGLTVGIFAIAMTLLVLTIELPGNITAESSMETHISSLAPQLFTYALSFILLGVFWRLTTYTLRRLKVLTQGFSG from the coding sequence ATGAAAAAGAATCTTATCGAGGGACTTACTGTTGGAATCTTCGCCATTGCCATGACCCTCCTTGTCCTGACCATCGAGTTACCAGGTAACATTACAGCGGAATCATCAATGGAGACCCACATCTCTTCGCTGGCACCCCAGCTCTTCACCTATGCCCTGAGCTTCATTCTCCTGGGAGTGTTCTGGCGGTTAACCACATACACCTTGAGAAGGTTAAAGGTGCTGACACAGGGGTTCTCTGGATAA
- a CDS encoding DsrE family protein, translating into MKYRVVFHLDEDDDMRVSLALNNIRNLIADLVDVEVELVAYASGVNPLRRNSGYSDTIKMLMDRGVKFAACSNTLKGDGHRS; encoded by the coding sequence ATGAAGTACCGTGTCGTGTTCCACCTTGATGAGGACGATGACATGAGGGTCAGTCTTGCACTGAACAATATAAGAAACCTTATTGCTGACCTTGTAGATGTGGAGGTTGAACTGGTGGCCTATGCTTCAGGTGTGAATCCGCTAAGAAGGAACTCAGGGTATTCAGATACCATTAAGATGCTCATGGATAGGGGAGTGAAATTCGCGGCCTGCTCAAACACCCTCAAAGGGGATGGGCATAGGTCCTGA
- a CDS encoding 5'-nucleotidase C-terminal domain-containing protein, which yields MKGEPDPDTEELVLKATEKDSDYLERVVGSTSTHLNRYTIMESTMDNILLKSIMATGEFDVAFSNGWRYGAPVPPGDIKVEDLWNIIPTNPPVSSVELTGREIWNMMEENIELTFSRNPYNQMGGYLKRFMGMEIYFKIENPPGARIQKIFINGKSMDPSGRYRAVYVTSQGVPDVYGENHSASDLRAVDALIEYVERKSPVESEINGSITAV from the coding sequence GTGAAGGGCGAACCCGACCCTGACACTGAAGAACTGGTCCTGAAGGCGACTGAAAAGGACAGTGATTACCTTGAAAGGGTGGTTGGCTCAACCAGCACCCATCTCAACCGTTACACGATAATGGAGTCAACCATGGATAACATTCTACTTAAGTCAATAATGGCGACGGGAGAATTTGACGTTGCATTCTCAAATGGTTGGCGTTACGGGGCTCCGGTGCCTCCAGGAGACATTAAAGTTGAGGACCTCTGGAACATCATACCCACCAATCCCCCGGTATCCAGTGTGGAGCTTACTGGAAGGGAAATATGGAATATGATGGAGGAGAACATAGAGCTGACCTTTTCAAGGAATCCATACAACCAGATGGGAGGTTACCTTAAAAGGTTCATGGGTATGGAGATCTACTTCAAGATAGAAAACCCTCCCGGGGCCCGGATACAGAAGATATTCATAAATGGGAAATCCATGGACCCCTCAGGGAGGTACAGGGCCGTCTATGTTACATCACAGGGCGTTCCTGATGTTTATGGTGAAAACCACTCAGCCTCCGATTTAAGGGCCGTTGATGCTCTAATTGAATACGTGGAGAGGAAGAGTCCTGTTGAATCTGAAATTAATGGCAGCATAACAGCAGTATAA
- a CDS encoding metallophosphoesterase family protein, producing the protein MADISIVQVNDTHGYLKPHPELFWEGGSVRYETLGGYHHIAGILNRIRDEGNTLLLDCGDTLHGTYHAVRSQGSAMLPVLNEMGFDAMTAHWEFAYGPENFIKLSEKLNYPVLAVNCYYKGTSKLVFKPYRILDVGDLQLV; encoded by the coding sequence ATGGCTGATATAAGCATAGTTCAGGTGAATGATACCCATGGATACCTGAAACCCCACCCTGAACTCTTCTGGGAGGGTGGGAGTGTGAGGTACGAGACCCTTGGTGGTTATCATCACATTGCAGGTATCCTCAACCGGATCCGTGATGAGGGGAACACCCTTCTCCTTGACTGCGGTGACACCCTCCATGGCACATACCATGCCGTGAGGAGTCAGGGCTCCGCAATGTTACCTGTGCTGAATGAGATGGGATTCGATGCCATGACAGCCCACTGGGAATTTGCATATGGACCTGAAAACTTCATTAAACTCTCAGAAAAGCTTAATTACCCTGTTCTGGCTGTGAACTGCTATTATAAGGGGACCAGTAAGCTGGTTTTTAAACCATACCGTATCCTGGATGTGGGTGACCTTCAGTTGGTGTAA
- a CDS encoding HAD family hydrolase: MKAVVFDNSGTLIKRYRALKNLKTGEICDYMNSLDLVDYSYRRALVVLQTDPSECIINARGDQTIYEFITRNRIRFDISYSSGDASREDILRILRGDPATVRDIQDTIRAVVEKDYNIQICSGSGFIVNLDRNTVEFTITAGGKLFPEVPAVIEELKMRDIDIYVASGDRQGSLRELARVIGIPKENVFGTADTEGKARIIRGLKERYSKVMMVGNGPNDILALREADVGVLTLQQNEDVPPRVFDAADHIIVNIMDLLDIDF; encoded by the coding sequence ATGAAGGCGGTTGTTTTTGATAACTCAGGGACACTTATAAAGAGATACAGGGCCCTTAAGAACCTTAAAACAGGTGAGATCTGTGATTACATGAATTCACTGGACCTGGTGGATTACAGTTACAGGAGGGCCCTTGTTGTACTTCAGACGGATCCATCAGAATGTATAATCAATGCCAGGGGTGATCAGACAATCTACGAGTTCATCACAAGAAATCGGATAAGATTTGATATCAGCTACTCCAGCGGGGATGCCAGCAGGGAAGACATCCTCAGAATACTCAGGGGGGACCCTGCAACCGTGAGGGACATACAGGACACCATAAGGGCCGTTGTTGAGAAGGACTACAACATACAGATATGCAGTGGCTCAGGATTCATCGTCAACCTTGACAGAAATACCGTGGAGTTCACCATAACCGCCGGGGGAAAACTATTCCCGGAGGTCCCTGCTGTCATAGAGGAACTCAAAATGAGGGATATTGACATCTACGTTGCATCAGGGGACAGGCAGGGTTCACTGAGGGAACTTGCAAGGGTGATCGGCATCCCCAAAGAGAACGTCTTTGGAACAGCCGATACTGAAGGGAAGGCAAGGATAATACGAGGACTCAAGGAAAGGTACAGCAAGGTTATGATGGTTGGCAACGGACCCAACGATATCCTGGCCCTCAGAGAAGCCGATGTTGGTGTTTTAACCCTTCAGCAGAATGAAGACGTGCCCCCGAGAGTCTTTGATGCCGCCGACCATATAATAGTGAACATAATGGACCTCTTGGATATAGATTTCTAG
- a CDS encoding LysE family transporter, with protein sequence MTELLLFTLTSFLIGLSGAVAPGPLLTVTVSDSVQRGFRAGSSLITGHIIGEVIIVALIFLGLGYILSSEAASSLTGLVGGSVLIWMGAMGLRRSDIKTEGSDEGGSFLKGLVISYSNPYFFIWWGAVGAALMYRGVEMAGFLGILGFLAGHWLADIGWYSTVSFLSSRKSFDTGSIAYRVLMVVCNGFIVIAGLYFALKGVLSIAA encoded by the coding sequence ATGACCGAACTCCTTCTTTTCACGTTAACCTCATTTTTAATCGGGCTCTCAGGTGCAGTTGCCCCAGGCCCCCTTCTAACGGTCACGGTGTCTGATTCAGTTCAGAGGGGTTTCAGGGCAGGATCATCGCTAATTACGGGACACATAATCGGAGAGGTCATCATAGTTGCCCTCATATTCCTCGGCCTTGGATACATCCTCTCCTCTGAAGCCGCATCATCCCTCACAGGACTTGTTGGAGGATCTGTGCTCATATGGATGGGTGCCATGGGTCTAAGGCGATCCGATATTAAAACCGAAGGTTCAGATGAAGGGGGGTCCTTCCTCAAGGGACTTGTTATCAGCTACTCAAACCCGTACTTTTTCATATGGTGGGGGGCCGTTGGAGCCGCCCTCATGTACAGGGGGGTTGAGATGGCGGGTTTCCTGGGGATTCTGGGCTTTCTTGCAGGTCACTGGCTGGCCGATATTGGATGGTACAGCACCGTTTCATTCCTATCATCAAGAAAATCCTTCGACACCGGCTCCATAGCCTACAGGGTCCTGATGGTGGTATGTAATGGTTTCATAGTCATTGCAGGACTGTACTTCGCATTGAAAGGTGTCCTTTCCATTGCTGCATAA
- the ala gene encoding alanine dehydrogenase — MEKTVILKKSHVEDLLSMDDCLKAVETAFIQDALGKVQMPPKNYLFFRRYGGDLRIMPSYLEEFEMAGVKCVNVHPSNPGRYSLPTVMAVIELVDPETGFPIALMDGTYITDMRTGAAGGVSVRYLARKDSGTLRIVGAGRQAWTQLMAIERVVDLEEVYVYCRTPENREKFAYKASKTFEVLVRAASSPEEAVRGMDIVVTVTPSREPVVKAEWVSPGTHICAMGADAPGKQELDPEILISARVFYDNWEQASHSGEINVPLKMGILGEDDLQGTISDVITGRIQGRTSDDDITVFDSTELSLQDVVSAWMVYERAVEEGRGVEIDLQG, encoded by the coding sequence ATGGAAAAAACTGTTATACTTAAAAAGAGCCATGTTGAGGATCTCCTGAGCATGGATGACTGTTTGAAGGCCGTTGAAACCGCCTTTATCCAGGATGCCCTCGGGAAGGTTCAGATGCCCCCAAAGAATTATCTTTTCTTCAGGAGGTATGGGGGTGATCTGCGGATCATGCCATCCTACCTTGAGGAATTCGAAATGGCAGGTGTGAAGTGTGTGAATGTCCACCCCTCAAACCCGGGGAGGTACTCGCTGCCAACCGTCATGGCGGTTATAGAACTTGTGGACCCTGAAACCGGATTCCCCATTGCCCTCATGGACGGGACATATATAACTGATATGAGGACGGGTGCCGCTGGTGGCGTTTCAGTCAGGTACCTTGCAAGGAAGGACTCCGGTACACTTAGAATAGTGGGTGCCGGTAGACAGGCCTGGACCCAGCTGATGGCGATAGAGCGGGTTGTTGACCTTGAAGAGGTGTATGTATACTGCAGAACACCTGAAAACCGTGAAAAATTTGCTTATAAGGCTTCAAAGACCTTTGAAGTTCTTGTGAGGGCTGCTTCAAGTCCGGAGGAAGCTGTGAGGGGTATGGATATTGTGGTGACGGTAACCCCCTCAAGGGAACCTGTGGTGAAGGCTGAATGGGTGTCCCCTGGTACACATATCTGTGCAATGGGTGCCGACGCCCCCGGGAAACAGGAACTTGATCCGGAGATTCTCATCAGTGCAAGGGTTTTCTATGATAACTGGGAGCAGGCATCCCACAGCGGGGAGATAAACGTTCCCCTCAAGATGGGCATACTGGGAGAGGATGACCTCCAGGGGACCATAAGTGATGTTATAACCGGGAGAATACAGGGGAGAACGTCAGATGATGATATAACAGTCTTTGATTCAACCGAGCTCTCCCTTCAGGACGTTGTATCCGCATGGATGGTCTATGAAAGGGCCGTGGAAGAGGGTAGGGGTGTTGAAATAGATCTTCAGGGATGA
- the gatA gene encoding Asp-tRNA(Asn)/Glu-tRNA(Gln) amidotransferase subunit GatA produces MDIVEKVEMVKNHDVTALENLEGFLKTVEARNEDINAFIEINTDEAIRRAEEIDSRIKRGEKTGRLAGLVIGVKSNINVQDFTVSAASKTLENYRGSYDATVIKRMKQEDAVIIGMTNMDEFAAGSSTETSFFGPTDNPAAPGRIPGGSSGGSAAAVAAEMCDIALGSDTGGSIRNPASHCGVMGFKPTYGLVSRQGLLDLAMSLDQIGPLAADVSGIKLALEVISGHDPADPTTIDGAADLEADLKLDEMKFGVVKEFFEVTDDSIDRIIQDKLGVIEDEGAEIVELEFSHIDLCLPTYYLINYVEFFSATRKYDGRKYGHRIEDVCGPEVLRRIHMGSYISQKELSGRYYKRALQARSLIRREIQRILRDVDVILGPTVPKLPHSLGEELEPMEMYAYDVLTVIANLAGIPAASMMAGTVKGVPVGLQLQAKPGDDARILAAMREIAELN; encoded by the coding sequence ATGGATATTGTTGAGAAGGTTGAGATGGTTAAGAATCATGATGTCACTGCACTGGAAAACCTTGAAGGCTTCCTAAAGACGGTGGAGGCGAGGAATGAAGATATCAACGCCTTCATAGAGATTAACACTGATGAGGCCATAAGAAGGGCAGAGGAGATCGATTCAAGGATAAAGAGGGGGGAGAAGACAGGAAGGCTTGCGGGACTCGTTATAGGGGTTAAGAGCAACATAAACGTCCAGGACTTCACGGTGTCTGCAGCATCAAAGACCCTGGAAAATTACAGGGGAAGCTATGATGCCACCGTCATAAAACGCATGAAGCAAGAGGATGCCGTGATAATAGGGATGACCAACATGGATGAATTCGCAGCCGGAAGCTCAACCGAAACATCCTTCTTCGGCCCTACAGATAACCCGGCAGCACCTGGACGGATCCCTGGAGGTTCAAGCGGAGGAAGCGCCGCTGCAGTGGCTGCAGAGATGTGTGACATTGCACTCGGTTCAGACACCGGAGGATCGATAAGGAACCCGGCATCCCACTGCGGAGTCATGGGATTCAAACCCACCTATGGCCTGGTATCAAGGCAGGGCCTCCTTGACCTTGCAATGAGCCTTGACCAGATAGGGCCCCTCGCAGCCGATGTATCAGGCATAAAACTTGCACTTGAGGTTATATCTGGCCATGACCCTGCCGACCCCACAACAATCGACGGAGCCGCTGACCTTGAAGCCGACCTTAAACTCGATGAGATGAAATTTGGAGTCGTTAAGGAATTCTTTGAGGTTACAGATGACTCCATAGATCGTATAATCCAGGATAAGCTTGGAGTCATAGAGGATGAGGGTGCGGAGATAGTTGAACTGGAATTCAGCCACATAGACCTCTGCCTGCCAACATACTACCTTATAAATTACGTTGAATTCTTCTCTGCAACAAGGAAGTATGATGGGAGGAAGTACGGCCACAGGATAGAGGATGTCTGCGGCCCCGAGGTCCTCAGGAGAATCCATATGGGATCCTACATAAGCCAGAAGGAACTATCCGGCAGGTACTATAAGAGGGCCCTGCAGGCAAGGTCACTTATAAGAAGGGAGATACAGAGGATACTCAGGGACGTTGATGTTATACTCGGCCCAACGGTTCCAAAACTCCCCCACAGTCTCGGAGAGGAACTTGAACCAATGGAGATGTATGCATATGACGTCCTCACGGTGATAGCCAACCTTGCAGGGATACCCGCCGCCAGCATGATGGCAGGTACGGTGAAGGGCGTGCCTGTGGGACTTCAGCTCCAGGCAAAACCAGGGGATGATGCTAGGATCCTTGCTGCAATGAGGGAGATCGCAGAACTTAACTGA
- a CDS encoding nucleotide-binding protein, producing MRIGLAYLRGSVPAFETFGFLPTDIVGDNGLVDGTRAHRVLDGIIIPGGSIVESGSLSRELATEIRMMASSGKFVLGICSGFQVLARKTDIGRKSPCPIYREGLGLLDVSFHPMISNDRVEARITGECFLTRDLMGETVTGFHCHTYGEIRGDADEIMRSIIRRADYRDTTLEVTSGVCSDDGNIAGTMVHGCLDENPAMVENILRFLDADHEDRERIMESNRELRRKIRSQIGITGEKVTENPQRKSSDVPPVLMIASTGSDSGKTFILTGLAGALRRRGLRVGVMKVGPDVRDIVPALYLVKEPMEKHSSIRIGHLGWMDLQDVLESIRGRGYDIVLVEGVMSILTGLLNERTPYSGAEIAAAAGIPVILVAGCSKGGIESAVVDLQAHIDVLEAMGIQVPHTILNRVYDMDIAERASHGRFMTIPRVEMKERGGTPEVEIKLEDFCIMAMNTIEENLDIESIISSAKKPDFRGYLTPDEIQGIFKKINHPPE from the coding sequence ATGAGAATCGGCCTGGCATACCTCCGTGGTTCGGTACCTGCATTTGAAACCTTCGGCTTCCTCCCAACGGATATAGTGGGTGATAACGGTCTTGTGGACGGCACCAGGGCCCACAGGGTCCTTGACGGGATAATAATCCCCGGGGGTAGTATTGTTGAATCAGGAAGCCTCTCCAGGGAACTTGCAACTGAAATAAGGATGATGGCGTCCAGTGGCAAATTTGTACTGGGTATATGTTCAGGGTTCCAGGTCCTTGCCAGGAAGACAGATATAGGGAGAAAGTCACCCTGCCCCATCTACAGGGAGGGACTGGGGCTCCTTGATGTTTCATTCCATCCAATGATAAGCAATGACCGTGTTGAAGCAAGGATAACCGGTGAATGTTTCCTCACCAGGGACTTGATGGGTGAGACGGTCACAGGGTTCCACTGCCACACCTACGGGGAGATAAGGGGGGATGCAGATGAGATCATGCGCTCCATTATAAGGAGAGCGGACTACAGGGACACGACCCTGGAGGTGACATCGGGGGTCTGCAGTGATGATGGAAACATTGCAGGGACAATGGTCCATGGATGCCTTGATGAAAACCCGGCGATGGTTGAAAACATTCTCCGATTCCTTGACGCTGACCACGAGGACCGTGAAAGGATAATGGAATCCAACCGGGAACTTAGGAGGAAGATAAGATCCCAGATCGGTATAACCGGTGAGAAGGTAACTGAAAATCCTCAGAGGAAGAGTTCAGATGTCCCACCCGTCCTCATGATAGCATCAACAGGCTCTGATTCAGGGAAGACATTCATTCTAACGGGACTTGCAGGTGCCCTCAGGAGGAGGGGGCTGCGTGTAGGTGTCATGAAGGTCGGACCCGACGTCAGGGACATAGTACCTGCACTTTACCTTGTTAAGGAGCCGATGGAGAAACATTCATCCATAAGGATAGGCCACCTGGGCTGGATGGACCTCCAGGACGTGCTTGAATCCATCAGGGGCAGGGGCTATGACATAGTGCTCGTTGAGGGTGTTATGAGCATACTCACAGGACTTTTAAATGAAAGAACACCCTACTCAGGGGCCGAGATTGCAGCCGCAGCAGGCATCCCTGTCATACTGGTCGCAGGCTGCAGCAAGGGTGGGATAGAGTCTGCAGTGGTCGATCTCCAGGCCCATATAGACGTTCTTGAGGCCATGGGGATCCAGGTGCCCCATACAATCCTTAACAGGGTATATGACATGGATATAGCTGAGCGGGCATCCCATGGGAGGTTCATGACCATACCCCGGGTTGAGATGAAGGAGAGGGGAGGCACACCCGAGGTTGAGATAAAACTTGAGGACTTCTGCATCATGGCAATGAATACCATCGAGGAGAACCTTGACATTGAATCCATAATCTCCTCTGCAAAAAAACCAGATTTCAGGGGCTACTTAACCCCTGATGAGATACAGGGGATATTCAAAAAAATTAATCATCCCCCGGAATGA
- a CDS encoding ATPase domain-containing protein, with translation MERMRIGISGLDDTIGGFPMGRSVLITGEPGCGKTIFCLRFAISSCMEGYHTIYITAEEDASDLHIQANSFGWNTQELEEKGLLNFIELTGIRARITEAELSMDMDPMKGNFTKIIHDIPPEAEVVVIDSLGGYTAKLTPYEFRNQFDLLVYELKQRGITSVIILDSATSKEFNELALFSVYGAIKLGRRENPYTGRRERIMDIVKMRSTRTPLQFLTYEIGGEEGIMITEGKEEISEDDFQV, from the coding sequence ATGGAGAGGATGAGGATAGGTATCAGTGGACTTGACGATACCATAGGCGGATTCCCCATGGGACGATCCGTGCTTATAACAGGCGAACCTGGATGTGGAAAGACAATCTTCTGTCTGCGTTTCGCGATAAGCAGCTGCATGGAGGGGTACCATACCATCTATATCACTGCCGAGGAGGACGCCAGTGACCTTCACATACAGGCCAACTCCTTTGGATGGAACACCCAGGAACTGGAGGAGAAGGGTCTGCTTAACTTCATTGAACTTACAGGTATAAGGGCAAGGATAACCGAAGCAGAGCTGAGCATGGACATGGACCCCATGAAGGGCAACTTCACAAAGATAATTCATGATATTCCCCCTGAGGCAGAGGTTGTGGTTATCGACAGCCTGGGGGGTTACACGGCCAAACTCACACCCTACGAGTTCAGGAATCAGTTCGATCTCCTTGTATATGAGCTTAAGCAGAGGGGTATCACATCGGTTATAATCCTTGACAGTGCAACTTCAAAGGAGTTCAATGAACTGGCCCTCTTCTCTGTCTACGGTGCCATAAAGCTTGGTAGACGTGAGAATCCCTACACCGGTCGAAGGGAACGTATAATGGATATAGTGAAGATGAGGAGCACCCGGACTCCCCTGCAGTTCCTCACCTATGAGATCGGTGGCGAAGAGGGTATCATGATAACCGAGGGTAAAGAGGAAATCTCTGAAGATGATTTTCAGGTCTGA
- the ribB gene encoding 3,4-dihydroxy-2-butanone-4-phosphate synthase codes for MIQEALKSLRKGEMVLVFDADNRERETDMIVAAEHITPEHIKVMRNDAGGLICVPVSHENSEKLGIPYMTDVMNEASEAFPVLGKLSPYDIPYDEKSAFSITVNHRKTFTGITDNDRALTIRELADICRDGRHSEFGDLFRSPGHVTLLRATDGHVTRRKGHTEMSIALMEMAGLTGVAVCCEMMDDRTGNSLPTEDAMRYAREHDLIFMSGADLIESYREFRS; via the coding sequence ATGATTCAAGAAGCCCTTAAATCACTGCGAAAGGGAGAAATGGTCCTCGTATTTGATGCTGATAACCGTGAAAGAGAAACCGACATGATCGTGGCCGCTGAACACATAACCCCCGAACACATAAAGGTCATGCGCAATGATGCCGGGGGACTCATATGCGTCCCGGTATCCCATGAGAACTCCGAGAAGCTCGGCATACCCTACATGACGGATGTGATGAATGAGGCCTCAGAAGCCTTCCCTGTCCTTGGAAAGCTATCACCCTATGACATACCCTACGATGAAAAATCAGCATTCTCAATAACGGTGAACCACAGGAAAACCTTCACCGGGATAACAGACAATGACAGGGCCCTTACAATAAGGGAGCTTGCAGATATATGTAGGGATGGAAGACACAGCGAATTCGGAGATCTCTTCAGATCCCCCGGCCATGTAACCCTCCTAAGGGCAACTGATGGTCATGTTACAAGAAGGAAGGGTCATACAGAGATGAGCATAGCCCTCATGGAGATGGCGGGACTTACTGGAGTCGCTGTATGCTGTGAGATGATGGATGACAGGACCGGGAACTCCCTTCCAACTGAAGATGCCATGAGGTATGCCCGGGAGCATGACCTTATATTCATGAGCGGAGCCGATCTCATAGAATCCTACAGAGAGTTCAGATCATAG